From Kangiella sp. TOML190, one genomic window encodes:
- a CDS encoding YdiY family protein, which yields MKLTKIFAAVAAVVSMGSVQASGLLADAPEEGTKGNIDLGFVDTSGNTNTTTMNGAFDYLIRVSDPYSMGFSVTGLNNSDDDERSAEKYTFAWNNRYDLSEKDFLYGTLDYVNDYFGAYDYQSGVYFGYGRQIFKDDSGSLSLGVAAGYRINKVFVGDDEKEGVLRGDLDYAYNISESATFTQKLTAIIGEEVDTYDSETALTAKLSDSLALKVAYLVTHNSKVPADRDKTDKTASVGVSYSF from the coding sequence ATGAAATTAACTAAAATTTTTGCTGCAGTAGCTGCTGTAGTTTCCATGGGCTCAGTGCAAGCATCGGGTTTGTTAGCCGACGCTCCTGAGGAAGGCACTAAAGGTAATATCGATCTAGGCTTCGTTGATACGTCGGGTAACACTAACACGACGACTATGAATGGTGCTTTTGATTATCTGATTCGAGTGTCCGATCCTTATTCGATGGGCTTTAGTGTTACCGGTTTAAACAACTCTGATGATGACGAGCGCTCTGCGGAAAAGTATACTTTCGCATGGAATAATCGTTATGACTTATCTGAGAAAGATTTTTTGTACGGTACTTTAGATTACGTTAATGACTATTTTGGTGCTTATGATTACCAATCTGGTGTCTATTTTGGTTACGGTCGTCAAATTTTCAAAGACGACAGTGGCAGCCTTTCTTTAGGTGTTGCTGCTGGTTATCGAATCAATAAAGTATTTGTTGGCGATGATGAAAAAGAAGGTGTTTTGCGTGGCGACTTGGACTATGCCTACAATATTTCAGAATCAGCCACTTTTACCCAGAAGTTAACGGCGATCATTGGTGAAGAGGTGGACACTTATGATTCGGAAACGGCTTTGACAGCTAAGCTTTCTGACAGTTTGGCATTGAAAGTAGCCTATTTGGTAACTCATAATTCAAAAGTTCCTGCTGATCGTGACAAAACTGATAAGACTGCCTCAGTTGGAGTAAGCTATAGCTTCTAA